A region of the Gallaecimonas mangrovi genome:
ATGTGGATTCGGCCTCTTCAGGTTGAGCTAGGCGAAGAAGTTCTGACACTCTTTGCACCTAACCGCTTTGTGCTTGACTGGGTACGGGACAAATATATGAGCCGTATCAACGAGTTACTTGGCGAGTTCTGCGGCCAGGATGCCCCGTCTTTGTTTTTTGAGGTTGGCTCTCGTAAAGGCCAGCCACAGCCCGCCAGTACCGTTGTTACTCCAGCCAATACTGCGCCCCAAAAGCCGTCAGCCCCCGCCAAACCGAAATTGGTACCGAGCTGGCAACAGCCGTTAGAAAAGGGCGACTCTGATGTTCAGTACCGTTCGAACATCAATCCTGTTTATACCTTTGATAACTTCGTTGAAGGTAAGTCTAACCAGCTCGCTCGTGCGGCCGCTGGCCAGGTTGCGGATAACCCGGGTAAGGCATACAACCCCCTGTTTCTTTACGGCGGTACCGGCCTTGGTAAAACCCACCTTCTTTATTCGGTGGGTAACGCTATTTTGGCCAATAAGCCTGGTGCCAAGGTGGTGTACATGCACTCAGAGCGCTTTGTACAAGACATGGTACGGGCGCTACAGAACAACGCCATTGAAGAATTCAAACGTTATTACCGCAGTGTTGATGCGTTACTGATAGATGACATTCAATTTTTCGCTAACAAAGAGCGTTCTCAAGAAGAATTCTTCCATACTTTCAATGCATTATTGGAAGGTAACCAGCAAATTATCTTAACCTCAGACCGTTATCCCAAAGAGATTGATGGCGTTGAAGACCGCCTAAAATCGCGCTTTGGCTGGGGCCTTACCGTTGCTATTGAGCCGCCAGAGCTGGAAACGCGGGTGGCGATTTTAATGCGCAAAGCCGAAGAACACGGTATTCATCTGTCGGACGAAGTGGCCTTTTTTGTGGCCAAACGCCTGCGTTCGAATGTGCGTGAATTGGAAGGTGCCCTGAACCGGGTTATCGCCAATGCCAATTTCACCGGCCGTGCCATTACCATTGATTTTGTTCGTGAAGCTTTACGCGATTTGCTGGCGCTTCAGGAAAAATTGGTTACCATCGACAACATACAGAAAACCGTTGCAGAGTATTACAAGATCAAAGTGGCTGATCTGCTCTCCAAACGGCGCTCTCGCTCTGTGGCTCGTCCGCGGCAATTAGCCATGGCCTTGGCCAAGGAATTAACCAACCACAGTCTCCCTGAAATTGGGGACGCCTTTGGCGGGCGAGATCATACGACGGTATTACATGCCTGTCGCAAGATTCAGGAACTGCGCGAAAGCTCTCATGATATCAAAGAAGACTACGCCAACCTGATCCGAACCTTGTCTTCCTGATAGCGGAAATCGGCCATGAAATTTGTCATAAACAGGGAACAACTTCTTCGGCCTTTGCAGCAAGTAGCTGGTGCTGTTGAGCGCCGTCATACGCTGCCTATCTTGGCCAACGTATTAATTGAGGTTAAAGACGGCCTGCTGTCGCTGACCGGTACTGACCTTGAGGTCGAGCTGATAGGGCAACTGACCCTGACCGACGCCAGTGACGAAGGCCGCATTACTGTACCGGCCAAAAAGCTGGTGGATATTATCCGCGGCCTGCCGGATAACGCCGAAATTAAATTGGATGTTGATGGTGAGCGTTTGCTTATTCGCTCCGGCCGTAGCCGTTTCTCGCTATCAACATTAGCCGCTGAAGATTACCCCAATATTGATGCTTGGCAGAGTGATATTGAGTTTGTCACTGCCCAGAGCAATCTTCGTAAGCTTATTGATTCTACTCACTTTTCAATGGCCAACCAGGATGTGCGTTATTACCTGAACGGCATGTTGTTTGAAACAGAAAACAATAAGTTGCGCACCGTCGCCACTGATGGCCATCGTTTGGCGATGGCTTATCAGGTAATAGAAGGTGTGAACCTGCCCGAACATCAGGTGATAGTGCCACGTAAAGGGGTGCTGGAACTGGTGCGGCTGCTGAACCACGATGAGGCGCAGGTAAAAGTGCAAATTGGTGCCAACCATATTCGGGTTATCACCGATGATTTCACCTTTACCTCGAAATTGGTTGATGGCCGCTTCCCTGACTATCGCCGGGTTTTACCTCGCCAGGCTGACAACCACTTGCGTTGCGACCGTGAAGTACTGCGCCAGGCCTTTGCCCGGGCATCCATTCTTTCGAACGAGAAATTCCGTGGTGTCAGGCTTAACCTGGAAGGTAATGAGCTGAAAATTACCGCCAATAACCCCGAGCAAGAAGAAGCCGAAGAGATCCTGGAAGTGGATTATCAGGGCGATGCCTTGGAGATTGGCTTTAACGTGAGTTATTTGCTGGATGTGCTGAACACCCTGAAATGCGAAATGGCACAAATGTCATTTGGCGACGCTAACTCCAGTACGCTTATTGCTGACGCTGCTTCTGACGAGGCGGTTTACGTGGTTATGCCAATGCGTCTGTGATGAGGCATTCTTGAGCGTCAGCCACCTGACTTTAAACCGGTTTCGCAATATCGAAGCCATGCAGTTGGAGCCCGGTCCGGGCTTCAACTGTATTATCGGCCCCAACGGCAGTGGCAAAACTGCTGTTTTAGAAGGGCTACATTTTCTTGGCCTTGGCCGTTCTTTTCGTACCCACCAGCCTGCTCGTGCTATCCAAGATGGTCAGCCTGACTTTTTGTTATTTGCCCGCAAACAGGAAGGGGATACCAGCCATCAACTGGGGATGCAGCGAGACAGGGCAGGCAATCTTAGTTTGCGGCTCAATGGCGATACACCAGATAAGCTGGCGCTTTTTGCCGAAGTATTACCGCTGCAGCTCATTACTCCAGAGAGTTTTGAACTGCTTACTGGCGGGCCGGCTAATCGTCGACAATTTCTCGATTGGGGTGTGTTCCACGTAGAAAGCGGCTTTTTAGGTGCTTGGGGCCGTGTAAAAAGACTACTAAAACAGCGAAATGCCCTGCTAAAACGGCGCCCAAAAAGGTATGATGAACTGTCTTACTGGGACGGCGAGTTTGCCCGCTACAGTGGCCAATTAACGGCACTGAGGCAGGCTTACGTGGAAGAGTTAATTCCTGCCTTAGCGCCGATGCTAGAAAGACTACTACCCCGTTATCAGGTGTCCCTGGATTTTGTTCAGGGTTGGGATAAAAGCCTGGCACTTGATGCGGTGTTGAAAAGTCAGTTTGAACGAGACTTGGCGTTGGGTTTTACCCAGGCCGGGCCTCATAAGGCCGATTTGCGTATCAAAGTTGATGGCATTCCGGTTCAGGAGTTTTTTTCCCGAGGGGAACTGAAACTGCTGGTCTGCGCCTTGAAGTTGGCACAGGCAGCCTTGCTCAAAGACAAAAGGCAAAGGCAGGTGAGTTTTCTTATTGATGACCTACCCGCCGAATTGGATAGCGATAAGCGGCTGGCTTTAACAGCCGCCCTGGCTGACACCCAGGCTCAAGTCTTTGTCACGGCAATTGATGCAGACAAAGTTGACGATATGGTAGCGCCGCTCGATGACGTTCGCTTGTTTCACGTGAAACAAGGGCGACTCAGTAGCGCTAATGGATAAAAAGAGAGACGGATAATGGCGAACGAGTACGATTCCTCGAGTATCAAGGTTCTAAAAGGACTGGATGCGGTACGCAAACGCCCTGGCATGTACATCGGTGACACTGATGACGGCTCAGGCCTGCATCACATGGTGTTTGAGGTGGTTGATAACTCCATCGATGAAGCACTAGCCGGGTATTGTTCCGATATCGTGGTTACCATCCATGCTGATGGCTCCGTCTCTGTTCGCGATGATGGTCGTGGTATTCCTACCGAGCAGCACGAAGAAGGTAAGAGTGCGGCCGAAGTCATCATGACGGTACTGCACGCCGGCGGTAAGTTCGACGACAACTCTTATAAAGTCTCGGGCGGTCTGCATGGTGTGGGTGTTTCTGTTGTTAACGCCCTGTCTGACAAGTTGGAGCTAACGATTCGCCGTAAGGGGAAAGTGCACCAACAGATTTATAACTTGGGTGAACCACAGTCGCCGCTTTCCGTTATCGGTGAAGCGCAAACTACCGGTACTGAAATTCGTTTTTGGCCGAGCCCGACCATTTTCTCTGACACCTTGTTCCATTACGACATTCTGGCCAAGCGTCTTCGTGAGCTGTCGTTCCTTAACTCTGGCGTATCCATTCGTTTGCAAGACGAGCGCGATGAACGCAGCGACCACTTTATGTATGAAGGTGGTATCCAAGCCTTTGTTAACTACTTGAACCGCAATAAAACCCCTATTCACCCCAAGGTGTTCCATTTCACCACTGAAC
Encoded here:
- the dnaN gene encoding DNA polymerase III subunit beta, producing MKFVINREQLLRPLQQVAGAVERRHTLPILANVLIEVKDGLLSLTGTDLEVELIGQLTLTDASDEGRITVPAKKLVDIIRGLPDNAEIKLDVDGERLLIRSGRSRFSLSTLAAEDYPNIDAWQSDIEFVTAQSNLRKLIDSTHFSMANQDVRYYLNGMLFETENNKLRTVATDGHRLAMAYQVIEGVNLPEHQVIVPRKGVLELVRLLNHDEAQVKVQIGANHIRVITDDFTFTSKLVDGRFPDYRRVLPRQADNHLRCDREVLRQAFARASILSNEKFRGVRLNLEGNELKITANNPEQEEAEEILEVDYQGDALEIGFNVSYLLDVLNTLKCEMAQMSFGDANSSTLIADAASDEAVYVVMPMRL
- the recF gene encoding DNA replication/repair protein RecF (All proteins in this family for which functions are known are DNA-binding proteins that assist the filamentation of RecA onto DNA for the initiation of recombination or recombinational repair.), with amino-acid sequence MSVSHLTLNRFRNIEAMQLEPGPGFNCIIGPNGSGKTAVLEGLHFLGLGRSFRTHQPARAIQDGQPDFLLFARKQEGDTSHQLGMQRDRAGNLSLRLNGDTPDKLALFAEVLPLQLITPESFELLTGGPANRRQFLDWGVFHVESGFLGAWGRVKRLLKQRNALLKRRPKRYDELSYWDGEFARYSGQLTALRQAYVEELIPALAPMLERLLPRYQVSLDFVQGWDKSLALDAVLKSQFERDLALGFTQAGPHKADLRIKVDGIPVQEFFSRGELKLLVCALKLAQAALLKDKRQRQVSFLIDDLPAELDSDKRLALTAALADTQAQVFVTAIDADKVDDMVAPLDDVRLFHVKQGRLSSANG